A window from Tenuifilum sp. 4138str encodes these proteins:
- a CDS encoding cell division ATP-binding protein FtsE → MDNFTVDIRSANIFQEDNLVLSDVNFSLGKGEFVYLVGRVGSGKTSLIKTITAEIPLKEGDGLVCGFNLKKLKRKHIPKLRRKIGVVFQDFQLLTDRSVYDNLLFVLKATGWKDKSAIKQRIAEVLDMVELKFKDYKMPHQLSGGEQQRVVIARALLNNPELILADEPTGNLDMETSEGIMQILHNLSASGISIIMATHNNQIIKKFPARTIKCEKGKVVETEQMTEIDFESLMD, encoded by the coding sequence ATAATTTTACAGTTGATATTCGTTCAGCCAACATATTTCAGGAGGATAATCTTGTTCTGTCCGATGTTAACTTTTCGCTAGGTAAGGGTGAGTTTGTTTACTTGGTGGGTAGAGTTGGTAGCGGAAAAACAAGTCTAATTAAAACCATTACTGCCGAAATACCTCTCAAAGAGGGCGATGGGCTTGTGTGTGGTTTCAACTTGAAGAAGCTTAAACGCAAGCATATTCCTAAGTTACGCCGAAAAATTGGTGTAGTATTTCAGGATTTTCAGCTGCTTACTGACAGAAGTGTATACGATAACCTGCTTTTTGTGCTAAAAGCAACTGGTTGGAAAGACAAGTCAGCAATAAAGCAGCGTATTGCTGAGGTTCTGGATATGGTAGAGCTAAAGTTTAAGGATTATAAGATGCCCCATCAGCTATCGGGTGGTGAGCAACAGCGTGTTGTTATTGCAAGGGCACTATTGAATAATCCTGAACTTATACTTGCCGATGAGCCAACCGGTAACCTTGACATGGAGACCTCGGAGGGAATTATGCAAATACTCCATAACCTCTCAGCTTCAGGAATCTCCATAATAATGGCAACACACAACAATCAAATCATAAAGAAATTTCCAGCCCGCACCATTAAGTGTGAAAAGGGTAAGGTTGTTGAGACCGAGCAAATGACCGAAATTGATTTCGAAAGTTTGATGGATTAG
- a CDS encoding GNAT family N-acetyltransferase codes for MLSISKISLRELKLFNDDTGLSEKDFLPISKVRAMSLIANPRANSNENVLYQAHWNEKLIAYLTVLPDIAYANNQSIPFAWISGAWVHPSFRRQGIATKLIDAVVLDWKGMLMATNFSKITEAVFEKTKTFKTIKKIEGQRFFLRKTLLSYYNCCSHSNPFSYTAEKFINLLNYSNLTRKFLKIPKNIEIEYFTRPDDEILNKLTLATANTLTKRSTEEINWIIRYPWLINGLLPDRAAQKFFFASVIPAFAYYMVKVFKDDELIGVLLMQHSNTRFTVPYYWFESGTEDIMARVILLHASRAKASFINIYNQKIVNSMLNLRPYYFYSKKRTRKYLVADSMADSIGDSFELMDGDGDCAFI; via the coding sequence ATGCTGTCGATATCAAAAATCTCGTTAAGGGAGCTGAAACTATTCAATGATGATACGGGTTTAAGCGAGAAAGATTTTTTGCCCATTAGTAAGGTTAGAGCAATGTCGTTAATAGCAAACCCCCGTGCCAACTCAAACGAAAATGTGCTTTACCAAGCCCACTGGAACGAAAAACTTATTGCATACCTAACGGTATTGCCCGACATTGCATATGCCAACAACCAATCGATACCATTTGCATGGATTAGTGGAGCATGGGTTCATCCCAGTTTCCGAAGGCAAGGAATAGCCACAAAACTAATTGACGCAGTGGTGTTGGACTGGAAGGGTATGTTAATGGCAACTAACTTCTCTAAAATTACCGAAGCTGTATTTGAAAAGACCAAAACATTTAAAACTATCAAAAAAATTGAAGGGCAAAGGTTTTTCCTACGCAAAACCCTATTAAGTTACTACAACTGCTGCAGCCATAGCAATCCCTTTTCCTATACAGCCGAAAAGTTCATAAACTTGTTGAACTACTCAAACCTTACGCGCAAATTTCTTAAAATTCCAAAAAATATTGAAATTGAATACTTTACAAGACCCGACGACGAAATACTAAACAAGCTAACCCTAGCAACAGCCAACACGCTTACAAAACGAAGCACTGAAGAGATAAATTGGATTATCCGATATCCGTGGTTGATTAACGGCCTGCTGCCCGACAGAGCAGCACAAAAGTTCTTTTTTGCCTCGGTGATACCTGCCTTTGCATATTACATGGTAAAAGTATTTAAAGATGATGAACTTATTGGTGTTTTACTCATGCAGCATAGCAATACCCGTTTTACAGTTCCTTACTACTGGTTTGAAAGCGGCACCGAAGATATTATGGCCAGGGTGATACTGCTGCATGCTTCAAGGGCCAAAGCATCATTTATCAACATTTACAATCAAAAGATTGTGAATTCCATGCTTAATCTACGACCATACTACTTCTACAGCAAAAAACGAACCCGTAAATATCTAGTGGCCGACAGTATGGCTGATTCAATAGGAGACAGTTTTGAACTAATGGATGGCGATGGTGACTGTGCATTTATATAG
- a CDS encoding DUF7033 domain-containing protein, whose product MELLIYSRQSSTRLEYICRFIFKDILRMPYRLSSSYTEASEYKGPILSYDKQPIPGSISIIPTTLLFETGINQIPMEIGEWYSTPAFPMTWNHKADIPFDLLAGAFYLVTRYEEYLPHKPDKHGRFRFTNSIAYKNGFLEIPVVDVWAHKLGAVIKEKIGNSHSKHRSFTSQITFDLDSAFAFKGKGIIRSALGFTKSAITFDFKRAKTRFRVLANKEQDPFDIYDHLFTKLPAGEATKWFIHVGSWSKYDKQIKTSNPSFLNLINKLSTRYPIGIHPSYKTFLSDTIFRQELSKLVDILGQAVSASRFHYLRQSIPYSYYPLMRAGITQEYSMGYADKPGFRAGTCTPYPFFDLFDNTTKNLKIFPFAIMDKSLLNIVRYDPNQAFELVKRLVQAVKNVNGNFVSVWHIDYLAQNNPGISLMDILEKTIEMCRNEEKS is encoded by the coding sequence GTGGAATTACTTATTTACAGCCGTCAATCAAGTACGAGGCTAGAATATATTTGCCGATTTATTTTCAAGGACATACTCCGTATGCCCTACCGATTATCGAGTTCCTACACCGAAGCATCGGAATACAAAGGGCCAATACTAAGCTACGATAAACAGCCGATACCCGGCTCAATAAGCATTATACCAACAACCCTACTGTTTGAAACAGGAATCAACCAAATTCCAATGGAAATAGGTGAATGGTATAGCACGCCTGCATTCCCCATGACCTGGAACCATAAAGCCGATATTCCTTTTGACCTGCTTGCAGGCGCATTCTACCTGGTTACCCGCTACGAAGAGTACTTACCCCACAAGCCCGATAAACACGGACGTTTCAGGTTTACTAATAGCATTGCATACAAAAATGGTTTTCTGGAAATACCTGTTGTTGATGTTTGGGCGCACAAGCTAGGGGCAGTTATTAAGGAAAAGATTGGCAACTCACACTCAAAACACCGTAGCTTTACCAGCCAAATAACTTTTGACCTGGACAGCGCATTCGCTTTCAAGGGCAAAGGAATAATCAGAAGCGCACTGGGCTTTACCAAGTCAGCCATTACATTCGATTTTAAAAGGGCTAAAACTCGATTCAGGGTGCTTGCAAACAAAGAACAAGACCCCTTTGATATTTACGACCATTTATTTACTAAACTACCAGCAGGCGAAGCCACCAAATGGTTTATACATGTTGGCAGCTGGAGCAAATACGATAAGCAGATAAAAACCAGTAACCCTTCGTTCTTAAATCTGATCAACAAGCTGTCGACACGCTATCCAATTGGCATACACCCATCATATAAAACCTTTCTGAGCGATACAATTTTCCGACAGGAACTGTCGAAACTAGTAGATATTCTAGGACAAGCTGTATCGGCATCGAGGTTTCATTACCTACGACAAAGCATACCTTACTCATACTACCCGCTAATGCGAGCAGGAATCACCCAGGAGTACTCAATGGGGTATGCCGATAAGCCAGGATTTAGGGCAGGAACCTGTACCCCCTACCCCTTTTTCGACCTATTTGATAACACAACCAAGAATCTAAAAATCTTCCCCTTTGCCATAATGGATAAATCGCTGCTTAACATTGTACGCTACGACCCGAATCAAGCCTTTGAACTAGTTAAGCGCTTGGTCCAGGCTGTTAAAAATGTAAACGGGAACTTTGTCAGCGTATGGCACATCGATTACTTAGCTCAAAATAACCCAGGTATTTCGCTCATGGATATTCTGGAAAAAACCATTGAAATGTGCAGGAATGAAGAAAAATCTTGA
- a CDS encoding endonuclease MutS2: MIYPDTFEQKVGFDKVRELTLAHCLCELGEQRVRDAGFNTNPDIVFEWIEQTHEMKTICQMEDGFPTDGFIDVTHALRKLNVEGQWLDENELQQLRRSLDTIKQLLAFVKRVSDKYPAIAKLATGINYYPYVIERIDSILDRYGRIKDNASTKLAEIRASIRAKEASVNKLVQGIMRSAREQGVVEADTQPTVREGRVVIPVAAANKRKLKGIVHDESATGKTVFIEPVEVVELNNEIRELEYEERREIVRILIELADSIRPYLPELLTAYDFIGEIDFIRAKALLAMEFDGVKPILNSNSTVIYLRQARHPILQLSLKREGKRIVPLDIELNLNDRILLISGPNAGGKSVCLKTVGLLQYMLQCGFLPCVLENSEMGIFSKIFIDIGDEQSLENDLSTYSSHLINMKQMLRHADGQSLVLIDEFGAGTEPTAGGAIAEAILQELCNKGTFGVITTHYSNLKHFAANTPGIVNGAMLFDNERIEPLFKLEIGKPGSSFAFEIARKIGLPEKVLDVASQKVGSDYITFEKHLREISRDKRYWEKKRESIRLANKRAEEAEEKLQKELEELEKKRKEIFATAKKEAQELLANVNKQIENTIRTIKETNADKERTREARKELENLKIEIENPETTNALIERKMELIKQRQERKARKNQQKETITSKPVKEDEVKAIEPGDKVKVEGSDMVGEVISISDKSASVAIGGMITVVKVNKLKKISTGEYREAAKQKPTLITGFDVYKRRLNFKSDIDVRGYRAEEALEAVQDLIDDALMLGFNRVRILHGKGNGILKQVIRDFLKATPGVKNFSDEHVEFGGAGITVVDLDV, encoded by the coding sequence ATGATTTACCCCGATACCTTTGAGCAAAAGGTTGGATTTGATAAGGTTCGCGAGTTAACGCTTGCGCACTGCCTATGTGAACTTGGCGAACAGCGAGTAAGGGATGCCGGATTCAACACCAATCCTGACATTGTTTTTGAATGGATTGAGCAAACCCATGAAATGAAGACTATCTGCCAGATGGAGGATGGCTTCCCCACCGATGGCTTTATTGATGTTACTCATGCCCTACGTAAACTTAATGTGGAAGGGCAATGGCTCGATGAGAATGAGCTACAACAGCTACGGCGCTCGCTGGATACCATAAAGCAACTTCTTGCATTTGTGAAAAGGGTATCGGATAAATACCCAGCAATTGCGAAGCTTGCAACAGGAATAAACTACTACCCTTATGTTATTGAACGTATTGACAGCATTCTGGACAGATACGGTCGAATAAAGGATAATGCATCGACAAAGCTGGCCGAAATTAGAGCAAGCATAAGAGCAAAGGAAGCATCGGTAAACAAGCTAGTGCAAGGAATAATGCGCAGCGCTCGCGAACAAGGAGTTGTTGAAGCTGACACACAGCCAACAGTCCGCGAAGGACGGGTGGTTATTCCCGTTGCGGCTGCAAACAAAAGGAAACTAAAGGGGATTGTTCATGACGAGTCGGCTACCGGCAAAACCGTTTTCATTGAGCCCGTTGAAGTGGTTGAACTTAACAATGAAATTCGGGAACTTGAGTACGAGGAGAGGCGTGAAATAGTTAGAATACTGATTGAACTAGCCGATAGTATAAGACCGTACCTGCCGGAGCTGCTTACTGCCTACGATTTCATAGGCGAAATTGATTTCATCAGGGCAAAAGCGCTACTAGCCATGGAGTTTGATGGGGTTAAGCCCATACTAAACAGTAACTCAACGGTAATATACCTTCGTCAAGCCCGACATCCAATTCTACAGCTGAGCCTTAAAAGAGAGGGGAAAAGGATTGTTCCGCTCGATATTGAGCTGAACCTAAACGATAGGATTCTACTGATATCGGGCCCTAATGCCGGGGGCAAATCGGTTTGTTTAAAAACGGTTGGGTTACTGCAGTACATGCTACAATGCGGTTTCCTTCCGTGTGTTTTGGAAAATTCCGAAATGGGAATATTTTCAAAGATTTTCATCGATATTGGCGATGAGCAGTCGTTAGAGAATGACCTAAGCACTTACAGCTCGCACCTAATCAACATGAAACAAATGCTTAGGCATGCCGATGGCCAAAGCCTTGTGCTAATTGATGAGTTTGGGGCTGGAACTGAACCTACCGCTGGAGGAGCAATAGCCGAGGCAATTCTTCAAGAGCTATGCAACAAAGGAACTTTTGGGGTTATTACAACTCACTACTCCAACCTTAAACATTTTGCCGCCAATACACCTGGCATTGTAAACGGAGCCATGCTTTTTGACAACGAACGTATTGAGCCCCTGTTTAAGCTTGAAATTGGCAAGCCCGGCAGTAGCTTTGCATTTGAAATTGCAAGAAAAATTGGACTTCCGGAAAAGGTTTTGGATGTGGCATCACAGAAGGTGGGCTCCGATTACATCACCTTTGAAAAGCATCTGCGTGAGATATCGCGCGACAAACGATACTGGGAAAAGAAACGCGAAAGCATAAGGCTTGCCAATAAACGAGCCGAAGAGGCTGAGGAAAAACTCCAAAAGGAACTGGAAGAGCTAGAGAAAAAACGTAAGGAGATTTTTGCTACTGCAAAAAAGGAAGCCCAGGAATTACTGGCCAACGTGAACAAACAAATTGAAAACACTATTAGAACCATTAAGGAAACTAACGCTGATAAGGAACGAACGCGCGAGGCCAGAAAAGAGCTAGAAAATTTAAAAATCGAAATAGAAAATCCAGAAACCACTAACGCTCTAATTGAGCGTAAAATGGAACTTATTAAGCAACGGCAGGAAAGAAAAGCACGAAAGAATCAGCAAAAAGAGACCATAACAAGCAAACCTGTAAAGGAGGATGAAGTAAAAGCAATAGAACCCGGCGATAAGGTGAAAGTGGAAGGAAGCGATATGGTTGGCGAGGTGATTAGCATTAGCGATAAAAGCGCATCGGTTGCCATAGGCGGAATGATAACCGTAGTTAAGGTAAATAAACTCAAGAAAATATCAACGGGAGAATACCGTGAAGCGGCAAAGCAGAAACCAACTTTAATCACTGGATTCGACGTTTATAAGCGGAGGTTAAACTTCAAGTCCGATATTGATGTACGAGGATACAGGGCCGAAGAGGCCCTTGAAGCAGTTCAGGATTTAATAGATGATGCCCTGATGCTCGGGTTCAACCGGGTGCGAATTCTACATGGGAAAGGAAATGGAATTCTCAAGCAGGTAATTCGTGACTTTTTAAAGGCTACGCCGGGCGTAAAAAACTTTAGCGACGAACATGTGGAGTTTGGCGGGGCAGGAATTACGGTGGTTGACCTTGACGTTTAG
- a CDS encoding methyl-accepting chemotaxis protein yields MDFIISLLISTLVSGVAAAILLSRVYKNSIFVKVGIVWLINLLFIMTTVSIRVKFYDGDTLIRYVMLAVNVLFSVLCFYYATIKVVRPLSRAIDKLYKLAEGDFNIPDDDTNVNPKTDLGQLIQATSMIKDNFGRIVLQIQNNVSRLRDMSDELNTISSQLAEGAAEESSSIEEISSSMEQIAAHIERNADNSKQTEVYSRKVLDGVKNLNKSAEENLESINHIAQKINVITDIAFQTNILALNAAVEAARAGAHGKGFAVVAAEVRKLAETSKLAADEIVQLAGKSVNVAQHTQVMLNELIPDITRTTNLVEEITSASIEQHVGVEQVNNAIQQQNVVAQQNVAISEEVVTTSNKLSEFANQFVELVSYFKIRKE; encoded by the coding sequence ATGGACTTCATAATTAGTTTACTTATCAGCACTCTAGTTTCGGGAGTGGCCGCTGCAATTCTCCTTAGCAGGGTTTATAAGAATAGCATATTTGTGAAAGTTGGCATTGTTTGGCTAATAAACCTGCTGTTCATCATGACAACGGTGAGCATCAGGGTGAAATTTTACGATGGCGACACATTGATTCGTTACGTGATGCTTGCCGTTAACGTGCTTTTCAGCGTGCTATGCTTTTATTACGCAACCATAAAAGTGGTTCGTCCGCTATCAAGGGCAATTGATAAGCTTTACAAGCTAGCCGAGGGCGATTTTAACATTCCCGATGACGATACAAATGTCAACCCCAAAACCGATTTGGGTCAGCTTATTCAGGCTACCAGTATGATAAAGGATAACTTTGGGCGAATTGTTTTGCAAATCCAAAATAACGTGAGCAGGTTACGCGACATGAGCGATGAGCTAAACACCATTTCAAGCCAGTTGGCTGAAGGGGCTGCTGAGGAATCATCGTCAATTGAGGAGATATCATCGTCCATGGAGCAAATTGCTGCCCATATTGAAAGGAATGCCGATAACTCTAAGCAAACCGAGGTTTACTCGCGCAAGGTTCTTGATGGCGTTAAAAATCTGAACAAATCGGCTGAGGAGAATTTGGAGTCCATCAACCACATTGCTCAAAAAATCAATGTTATAACCGATATAGCCTTTCAAACCAACATACTTGCACTTAATGCAGCCGTTGAGGCAGCCCGTGCAGGTGCACATGGCAAGGGCTTTGCCGTGGTTGCTGCTGAGGTGCGTAAACTTGCTGAAACAAGCAAGCTGGCCGCCGATGAAATAGTTCAGCTAGCAGGTAAAAGTGTGAATGTTGCCCAGCATACTCAGGTCATGCTTAACGAGCTTATTCCTGATATTACACGAACCACCAATCTGGTTGAGGAGATTACATCTGCAAGTATTGAGCAGCACGTAGGTGTTGAGCAGGTTAATAATGCCATTCAACAGCAAAATGTTGTTGCACAGCAAAATGTTGCTATCAGCGAGGAGGTTGTTACAACCAGTAATAAACTTTCAGAGTTTGCAAACCAATTTGTGGAATTGGTATCGTATTTTAAGATTCGGAAGGAATAG
- a CDS encoding Tex family protein produces MEIASKTKHVELIAAELNINSRGVANTIKLLDEGATIPFISRYRKEMTGNLDETQITAIRDLSVKYSELDKRKETILSTIVEQGKLTDELRARIIACYNPTELEDIYLPYKPKRRTKATIAKEKGLEPLALLIFKQQERNILAKAEAFINDKVADADEALAGARDIIAEWVSEDEKARNVARKHFRKSAIIKSKVVKGKETEGIKYSDYFNWEEEVKRCASHRFLAMQRGQDEGYLRVSITPPTEPVIEELERVFIRSNGEAAEQLKLAIADSYKRLIEPSIENEFTAALKEKADDEAIRVFAENLRQLLLSPPLGQKSVLAIDPGYRTGCKVVCLDPQGNLLHNETVFPHPPQSEQGKAMSKISALVDTYKIEAIAIGNGTASRETEALIKRIRFNRDVKVFVVSEDGASVYSASPVAREEFPEYDVTVRGAVSIGRRLMDPLAELVKIDPKSIGVGQYQHDVDQTKLKGSLDQVVESCVNHVGVHLNTASKHLLTYVSGLGPQLAKNIVEYRAQNGAFRSRDELKRVPRLGEKAFEQCAGFLRIAEAENPLDNTAVHPESYHIVEKMAADLGCSVVDLIRNEELRTKIKLEKYVTDKVGLPTLNDIMQELSKPGRDPRKAIKVFEFAEGVFSIDDLKPGMVLPGIVTNITNFGVFVDIGVKQDGLVHISQMANRFVSNPLDVVKLHQHVKVKVLEVDIPRKRIQLSMKDVEQ; encoded by the coding sequence ATGGAGATAGCAAGTAAAACCAAGCACGTAGAACTGATAGCAGCTGAACTTAACATTAACAGCCGAGGAGTTGCGAACACCATTAAGCTACTTGATGAGGGTGCTACAATCCCTTTCATAAGCCGCTACCGTAAGGAGATGACTGGGAACCTTGATGAAACACAAATTACTGCTATCCGTGACCTATCCGTTAAGTATTCAGAACTCGACAAACGAAAGGAAACTATACTTTCCACCATTGTAGAGCAAGGAAAGCTAACCGATGAACTTAGAGCAAGAATTATTGCCTGCTATAACCCTACCGAACTGGAAGATATCTACCTACCCTACAAACCCAAGCGAAGAACTAAGGCAACCATTGCCAAGGAGAAAGGATTAGAACCCTTAGCCTTACTGATTTTTAAACAGCAGGAAAGGAACATACTTGCTAAGGCAGAAGCCTTTATAAACGATAAAGTTGCCGATGCTGACGAAGCGCTTGCCGGCGCACGCGATATTATTGCGGAGTGGGTTAGCGAAGATGAGAAAGCGCGAAACGTGGCCCGAAAGCATTTCCGAAAATCGGCCATCATAAAGTCGAAGGTGGTAAAGGGCAAGGAAACGGAGGGCATTAAGTACTCCGACTACTTTAACTGGGAGGAGGAGGTGAAGCGATGTGCATCGCACAGGTTCTTGGCGATGCAGCGCGGGCAGGACGAAGGATACCTGCGGGTTAGCATAACTCCTCCAACTGAGCCTGTTATTGAAGAGCTGGAGCGTGTATTTATCCGTTCAAACGGCGAAGCCGCCGAACAGCTAAAGCTAGCAATAGCCGACAGCTACAAACGACTTATTGAACCATCGATTGAAAACGAATTTACCGCCGCACTAAAGGAAAAAGCTGACGATGAGGCCATAAGGGTTTTTGCTGAAAACCTGAGGCAACTCTTACTCTCGCCACCCCTTGGTCAAAAAAGCGTGCTTGCCATTGACCCAGGCTACCGAACAGGATGCAAGGTGGTTTGCCTTGACCCACAGGGAAACCTACTGCATAACGAAACCGTTTTTCCACACCCACCCCAAAGCGAGCAAGGGAAGGCCATGAGTAAGATATCGGCATTGGTTGATACCTATAAGATTGAAGCTATTGCAATTGGTAACGGAACAGCAAGTCGTGAGACCGAGGCATTGATTAAACGAATTAGGTTTAACCGCGATGTAAAGGTTTTTGTTGTTAGCGAGGATGGAGCATCGGTATACTCGGCTTCGCCGGTGGCTCGCGAGGAATTCCCAGAATACGATGTAACCGTTCGGGGAGCGGTTTCAATTGGCCGTCGCCTAATGGACCCGTTGGCCGAGCTGGTTAAGATAGACCCCAAGTCGATTGGCGTAGGCCAATACCAGCACGATGTTGACCAAACCAAGCTGAAAGGTAGCCTTGACCAGGTTGTGGAAAGCTGTGTTAACCACGTTGGGGTTCACCTGAACACAGCCAGCAAGCACCTACTAACGTACGTTTCCGGGCTTGGACCCCAGCTGGCAAAAAACATTGTTGAATACCGAGCCCAAAATGGCGCATTTAGAAGCAGAGATGAGCTAAAAAGGGTTCCACGCCTGGGCGAAAAGGCGTTTGAACAATGTGCGGGATTCCTTAGAATTGCCGAGGCTGAAAACCCACTCGATAACACAGCTGTTCATCCGGAAAGCTACCATATTGTTGAAAAAATGGCAGCCGATTTGGGCTGCTCAGTAGTGGACCTAATCAGGAATGAGGAGCTAAGGACAAAAATCAAGCTTGAAAAATATGTAACCGACAAGGTAGGCCTGCCCACACTAAACGACATAATGCAGGAGCTCTCAAAGCCCGGTCGTGACCCACGTAAAGCTATCAAGGTATTTGAATTTGCCGAAGGTGTTTTTAGCATTGATGACCTTAAGCCCGGGATGGTACTGCCCGGGATAGTTACCAATATCACCAATTTTGGAGTATTTGTTGATATAGGTGTTAAGCAAGATGGGCTGGTACATATATCGCAAATGGCCAACCGATTTGTATCAAACCCGCTTGATGTTGTTAAGTTACACCAACACGTAAAGGTGAAAGTACTTGAGGTTGATATTCCCAGAAAAAGGATTCAACTATCAATGAAGGATGTGGAGCAGTAA
- the pruA gene encoding L-glutamate gamma-semialdehyde dehydrogenase has protein sequence MNNAIFMYDLPKNEPVLSYLPCSPEREALEKEIKRLSSSVMDIPLIIGGKEVRTGKLGKVVMPHNHSHVLAQYHIAGEEETHMAIEAALKAHEYWSQVSWVERLSITLKVAELISKKYRATLNAATMLGQGKNVYQAEIDAACETIDFLRFNAHYISEIYNQQPISETGTINRLEYRPLEGFIFTVSPFNFTAIASNLNMAPVLMGNTVVWKPASTALLSNYILMQIYKEAGVPDGVINFIPGKGSAIGNAVFNHPMLAGIHFTGSTATFNTFWKAVSNNIAKYRSYPKLVGETGGKDFIFVHPSANINQAVIAAVRGAFEYQGQKCSAASRAYIPESLWPEFKKNILGIMHEINMGDPTDYETFVNAVIDEASFDNIMSYIEKAKQSDAAEIIAGGKGDKSKGYFVEPTIIVTTDPHFVTMEEEIFGPVLTIYVYPDEKFEETLELCDKTSPYALTGAIFSSDRQALNKACRVLRYSAGNFYFNDKPTGAVVGQQPFGGARASGTNDKAGGPFNLIRWTSPRTIKENLNPPTDYRYPYMTNARCGE, from the coding sequence ATGAATAACGCAATTTTCATGTACGATTTACCAAAAAACGAACCGGTGCTCAGCTACCTGCCTTGCTCACCAGAGCGCGAAGCACTGGAAAAAGAAATTAAACGGCTATCATCCAGCGTAATGGATATACCGCTTATTATAGGAGGCAAGGAGGTTCGAACAGGTAAGTTAGGCAAAGTGGTTATGCCACACAATCACAGTCATGTTTTAGCCCAGTACCATATTGCAGGCGAGGAAGAAACCCATATGGCCATTGAGGCTGCGCTTAAGGCGCATGAGTACTGGTCGCAGGTATCGTGGGTTGAGCGCTTGAGCATCACACTTAAGGTGGCCGAACTGATATCAAAAAAATATCGAGCCACGTTAAATGCAGCAACCATGCTTGGACAGGGCAAAAACGTTTACCAGGCTGAGATTGATGCCGCATGCGAAACAATTGATTTTTTGAGATTCAATGCTCACTATATCTCTGAGATTTACAACCAGCAACCCATTTCAGAAACCGGAACAATAAACAGGTTGGAATACAGGCCGCTGGAAGGATTTATTTTTACAGTAAGCCCATTCAACTTTACGGCTATAGCATCGAACCTGAATATGGCACCTGTGCTGATGGGTAATACTGTGGTTTGGAAACCAGCTTCAACCGCACTACTTTCGAACTACATACTCATGCAAATTTACAAGGAGGCCGGAGTTCCCGATGGTGTAATCAACTTTATACCGGGCAAGGGCTCTGCCATTGGCAATGCGGTGTTCAACCATCCAATGCTTGCAGGAATCCACTTTACCGGTTCAACAGCAACATTCAACACATTTTGGAAAGCGGTTAGCAACAACATAGCTAAATACCGTTCGTACCCCAAACTAGTTGGAGAAACGGGCGGTAAGGATTTCATTTTTGTTCACCCTAGCGCCAACATAAACCAGGCAGTGATTGCTGCCGTTCGGGGTGCCTTTGAGTACCAGGGGCAAAAATGCTCAGCAGCATCGAGGGCATACATTCCAGAGTCACTTTGGCCGGAATTTAAGAAAAACATACTAGGCATTATGCATGAGATCAACATGGGTGACCCTACCGACTACGAAACATTTGTAAACGCAGTTATTGACGAGGCATCGTTCGACAATATTATGAGCTACATTGAAAAAGCAAAGCAATCCGATGCTGCTGAAATAATTGCCGGAGGCAAGGGCGATAAAAGCAAGGGTTACTTTGTGGAGCCAACAATCATAGTAACAACCGACCCACACTTTGTGACGATGGAAGAGGAAATATTTGGCCCAGTGCTGACCATATACGTTTACCCCGATGAGAAGTTTGAGGAAACGCTTGAGCTTTGCGATAAAACCTCACCGTATGCGCTTACGGGTGCAATATTCTCGTCCGACAGGCAAGCATTGAACAAGGCATGCAGGGTACTGCGATACTCGGCTGGTAATTTCTACTTTAACGATAAACCCACAGGGGCTGTGGTAGGACAACAACCCTTTGGTGGCGCTCGTGCAAGTGGAACCAACGATAAGGCCGGTGGCCCTTTCAACCTGATTCGCTGGACAAGCCCCCGAACTATCAAGGAAAACCTAAACCCACCAACCGATTACAGATACCCCTACATGACTAATGCCCGCTGTGGCGAATAG